The DNA region ACCCAGACATTCTATCCAATCGGAAGCACGAGCGAAATGCAGGTTGACGTGAGGGTCATATCAGCCACGAACAGGGACCTGCCCGCCATGGTCAGGGAAGGAAAGTTCAGAGAGGACCTCTATCACAGATTGCGCGTTGCAGAGATTCAGATTCCTCCCCTTCGCGAGCGCAAGAGCGACATCCTTCCCCTTGTCCGGTTCTTCTTTTATCGTTATCGCCATTCGGCCCAGAAGCCACTAAGAGGAATCACGAGCGCCTTTCTGAACAAGCTCCGTTCCTATGAGTGGCCCGGCAATATCCGTGAGCTCGAAAATACGATCCGATCGGCAATCGCGATCAGCAAAACACCCTATCTCACGACCCATGACCTCAAAGACTTCGGATATCATGCTGCTCGGCAGAAGGAGATGCCCTTTCACGAAACCCTCTCTTCTGTTCTCATCCCATTTATGAAGCAGTCCCTTGAGACGAAGGAGAGGAATCTCTATGAGAAGATCCACCGGGAAGTGGACAAAACCGTGTTTGACTATATCCTGTCCCAGACGAGGGAGAACCAGTCCGAAGCTGCCCGCATACTTGGGATCAACAGGTTGACGTTGAGAAAAAAGGTTGGTACATCTCGCTGACCAAAGGACTTCCTAGTCCTTTGGTCGGTCCTTGTCGGAACAACTGATGAAATGAGTAGAACCTATCTCAAAATCGATTCTCAGTTCAAGGCTGTCATTCCCGCAAGCGAAGCGCGTCGGGAATCCTTCTGAAAACAAAGACAGATTCCGGACAAGACATAATGTATTAAACCTGTCCATCCTTAAGGGACGTGGGTTAAGCTAATGGTCAAAAACCAAAGGCGCAGAGCCACATTAAGGAGGACAGGTTATGAAGAAGTATAGCAAATTTGTGGGACTTGATGTGCACAAGACGGAGATTTCAGTAGGGATGGCGAATGCTGAGAGAGGAGACGCAGGGTATTATGGGACGATAGAGAACAAAGCGCATTGCTATGTGAAGCTTGCGAAGAAACTGAGTAAGGGAGGAGAAGAGGTATTGTTCTGTTACGAGGCTGGGCCGTGCGGATACGACGTTTACCGGCAACTGAGAAAAGCAGGATATGACTGTATGGTGGTAGCGCCGTCGCTGATACCGAAGAAAGCAGGAGACAGGGTTAAGACGGATCGGCGGGACGCGGTGAGCCTTGCAAGGTTGCTGAGGGCGGGAGAACTCACTGGGATATGGGTACCCGATAAAGAACAGGAAGCGATGAGGGATCTGACACGGGCGCGGGAAGACGTGAAAGCGATGGAGCGGCAGAGTCGGCAACGACTGGGAGGGTTCTTATTGAGACATGGGAAAGTATATCCTGGTCAAAGCAAATGGACAAAGACATATTTTTGCTGGCTTGAAAGCCAGCGTTTTGAGACAGCAACCCAGCAGATTGTATTTCAGGAATATATCGATATGGTTAAAGATGCAGGGCAACGGGTCGCGGCAATGGAAGAAGAGATGAGGAAGGCATTAAATGGGTGGACACTGAAGCCGGTCGTAGAGGGGCTGATGGCCTTGCGGGGAGTGGACCTGATAGCAGCGATGACCATAATCGCGGAGCTTGGGGATATCACCCGATTTGAATCCCCAAGACAACTGATGGCGCATCTCGGCCTTGTGCCGTCAGAGCATTCCAGTGGGGAGCGGCGGAAGCGTGGTGGGATCACAAAGACCGGCAACGGACACGTGAGGCGGGTATTAGTGGAGGCGTCC from Thermodesulfovibrionales bacterium includes:
- a CDS encoding sigma 54-interacting transcriptional regulator, with product TQTFYPIGSTSEMQVDVRVISATNRDLPAMVREGKFREDLYHRLRVAEIQIPPLRERKSDILPLVRFFFYRYRHSAQKPLRGITSAFLNKLRSYEWPGNIRELENTIRSAIAISKTPYLTTHDLKDFGYHAARQKEMPFHETLSSVLIPFMKQSLETKERNLYEKIHREVDKTVFDYILSQTRENQSEAARILGINRLTLRKKVGTSR
- a CDS encoding IS110 family transposase, which encodes MKKYSKFVGLDVHKTEISVGMANAERGDAGYYGTIENKAHCYVKLAKKLSKGGEEVLFCYEAGPCGYDVYRQLRKAGYDCMVVAPSLIPKKAGDRVKTDRRDAVSLARLLRAGELTGIWVPDKEQEAMRDLTRAREDVKAMERQSRQRLGGFLLRHGKVYPGQSKWTKTYFCWLESQRFETATQQIVFQEYIDMVKDAGQRVAAMEEEMRKALNGWTLKPVVEGLMALRGVDLIAAMTIIAELGDITRFESPRQLMAHLGLVPSEHSSGERRKRGGITKTGNGHVRRVLVEASWSYRLPARKTGHLRRKAEKASKAVQEIAWKGQKRLCNRYWYLVNKGKLPVESCTAVARELVGFIWAIACEVMGKGAVGVSMNI